A DNA window from Sphingomonas profundi contains the following coding sequences:
- a CDS encoding FKBP-type peptidyl-prolyl cis-trans isomerase produces the protein MSTVTAVPLRPIAKGSLTKLWVGIGLLAAAGVGLAWHTTAAQVAMATPPAEFLARNAKRSDVKTTPSGLQYQVIREGSGPRATAQDVVLVDYDGKLANGQTFDASARHGGPATLPVGGLIPGWVEGLQLMNQGAKYRFWIPPELGYGPQGAGDGVIPPNALLVFDVDLQAIMPRNAMGMGGMGMGGMGGMGGSPHGGMPGQ, from the coding sequence ATGTCGACCGTCACCGCCGTGCCCCTGCGCCCGATCGCCAAGGGATCGCTGACCAAGCTGTGGGTGGGCATCGGCCTGCTGGCGGCGGCGGGCGTCGGCCTCGCCTGGCACACCACGGCCGCGCAGGTGGCGATGGCGACGCCGCCGGCCGAGTTCCTGGCGCGGAACGCCAAGCGGTCGGACGTGAAGACGACGCCGTCGGGCCTGCAATATCAGGTGATCCGCGAGGGATCCGGCCCGCGCGCGACGGCGCAGGACGTGGTGCTGGTCGATTATGACGGCAAGCTGGCGAACGGCCAGACGTTCGACGCCAGCGCCCGCCACGGCGGCCCGGCGACGCTGCCGGTCGGCGGCCTGATCCCCGGCTGGGTCGAGGGGCTGCAGCTGATGAACCAGGGCGCGAAGTACCGCTTCTGGATCCCGCCGGAGCTCGGCTACGGCCCGCAGGGCGCCGGCGACGGCGTGATCCCGCCGAACGCCCTGCTGGTGTTCGACGTCGATCTTCAGGCGATCATGCCGCGCAACGCGATGGGCATGGGCGGCATGGGAATGGGTGGCATGGGTGGCATGGGCGGTTCGCCGCATGGCGGCATGCCCGGGCAGTAG
- the rpsU gene encoding 30S ribosomal protein S21 codes for MQILVRDNNVDQALRALKKKLQREGVYREMKLRRHYEKPSEKRARERAAAIRRARKLERKRMERDGVR; via the coding sequence ATGCAGATTCTCGTCCGCGACAACAATGTCGATCAAGCCCTCCGCGCGCTCAAGAAGAAGCTGCAGCGCGAGGGCGTCTATCGCGAGATGAAGCTGCGCCGTCACTATGAGAAGCCCTCGGAGAAGCGCGCGCGCGAGCGTGCCGCCGCGATCCGCCGCGCCCGCAAGCTGGAGCGCAAGCGGATGGAGCGTGACGGCGTCCGGTAA
- a CDS encoding pyridoxine 5'-phosphate synthase, with translation MTGRLRLGVNIDHVATIRNARGGPHPDPVRAAQAAAAAGADGITAHLREDRRHITDTDIDRLTAEIALPLNLEMAATPEMLAIACRHRPHAACIVPERREERTTEGGLNAAGQIDSLRPIVARLSEAGIRVSLFIEPAPEQIEAAIRLAAPVVEFHTGRYAHADGEARAAELRRIADAAALATKNGIEPHAGHGLTYDNVAAVAAIPQLAELNIGHFLIGEAIFTGLDASVRRMRELMDEAR, from the coding sequence ATGACCGGCCGCCTCCGCCTCGGCGTCAACATCGATCATGTCGCCACCATCCGCAACGCGCGCGGCGGCCCCCATCCCGATCCGGTGCGCGCGGCGCAGGCGGCGGCCGCGGCGGGCGCGGACGGCATCACCGCCCACCTGCGCGAGGATCGCCGCCACATCACCGACACCGACATCGACCGGCTGACGGCGGAGATCGCCCTGCCGCTGAACCTGGAGATGGCGGCCACGCCGGAGATGCTGGCGATCGCCTGCCGCCACCGCCCGCACGCCGCCTGCATCGTGCCGGAACGGCGCGAGGAGCGCACGACCGAGGGTGGGCTCAACGCCGCCGGGCAGATCGATTCGCTGCGCCCGATCGTGGCGCGGCTGAGCGAGGCCGGCATCCGCGTGAGCCTGTTCATCGAGCCGGCGCCAGAGCAGATCGAGGCGGCGATTAGGCTCGCCGCGCCGGTGGTGGAGTTCCACACCGGCCGCTACGCCCATGCCGACGGTGAGGCGCGCGCCGCCGAGCTGCGCCGCATCGCCGATGCCGCCGCGCTGGCGACGAAGAACGGCATCGAGCCGCACGCCGGCCACGGCCTGACCTACGACAATGTCGCCGCCGTCGCCGCCATCCCGCAGCTGGCGGAGCTCAACATCGGCCACTTCCTGATCGGCGAGGCGATCTTCACCGGGCTCGATGCGAGCGTGCGCCGGATGCGCGAACTGATGGACGAGGCACGGTGA
- a CDS encoding class II aldolase/adducin family protein — protein sequence MATAIETSRSGQAIGAEEWAARQQLAACYRVFDHLGWVEMIYNHITLAVPGEPEAFLINPFGLHFSEVTASNLVKVDLAGNLLAPSEWGVNLAGFVQHAAFHAHVPDAQCVMHTHTTAGMAVACLEDGLSITNFYAGQLAGKVAYHDFEGITVRADEAPRLIASLGRRRLMILRNHGLLAMGSTVPEAFLRMWALQRACEIQMAAAPMGGLREIPAEVLAVHQRDAGKLGKPGGAGEADFAAMVRLVDRKDRSWRD from the coding sequence ATGGCCACGGCTATCGAAACGTCACGATCCGGGCAGGCGATCGGTGCGGAGGAGTGGGCCGCGCGGCAGCAGCTGGCCGCCTGCTACCGCGTGTTCGATCATCTCGGCTGGGTGGAGATGATCTACAACCACATCACCCTGGCCGTGCCGGGCGAGCCGGAGGCGTTCCTCATCAACCCTTTCGGCCTGCACTTCAGCGAGGTGACGGCATCGAACCTCGTGAAGGTCGATCTGGCGGGCAATCTGCTGGCCCCGTCGGAGTGGGGCGTCAACCTCGCCGGCTTCGTCCAGCACGCCGCCTTTCACGCGCACGTGCCGGATGCGCAGTGCGTGATGCACACCCACACCACCGCCGGCATGGCCGTGGCCTGCCTGGAGGACGGGCTGTCGATCACCAATTTCTACGCCGGCCAGCTCGCCGGCAAGGTCGCCTATCATGATTTCGAGGGCATCACCGTGCGCGCGGACGAGGCGCCGCGGCTGATCGCCAGCCTTGGCCGGCGGCGGCTGATGATCCTGCGCAATCACGGCCTGCTGGCGATGGGATCGACCGTGCCGGAGGCGTTCCTGCGGATGTGGGCGTTGCAGCGCGCCTGCGAGATCCAGATGGCGGCGGCGCCGATGGGCGGCCTGCGCGAGATCCCGGCGGAAGTGCTCGCCGTGCACCAGCGCGATGCGGGCAAGCTCGGGAAACCCGGCGGCGCCGGCGAGGCCGACTTCGCGGCGATGGTGCGGCTGGTCGATCGCAAGGATCGCAGCTGGCGCGACTGA
- the acpS gene encoding holo-ACP synthase, with protein MIVGIGSDLCNIARIQGSLDRFGERFVARVFTATERAKAERRTLTRAATYAKRFAAKEAFSKAVGTGFRAGVFMKDIGVVNAPSGAPTLALSGGAKARLDALTPPGHAVDIHLTLTDDHPWAQAFVILYARPIEEKIA; from the coding sequence ATGATCGTCGGCATCGGCTCCGATCTCTGCAACATCGCGCGGATCCAGGGTTCGCTCGATCGCTTCGGCGAGCGGTTCGTCGCCCGCGTCTTCACCGCCACGGAACGCGCGAAGGCGGAGCGCCGCACGCTCACCCGCGCCGCCACCTACGCCAAGCGCTTCGCCGCGAAAGAGGCATTCTCCAAGGCCGTCGGCACCGGCTTCCGCGCGGGCGTGTTCATGAAGGACATCGGCGTCGTCAACGCACCCTCCGGCGCCCCCACCCTCGCCCTCTCCGGCGGGGCGAAGGCGCGGCTTGACGCGCTGACGCCGCCGGGCCACGCGGTGGACATCCATCTCACCCTGACAGACGATCATCCCTGGGCGCAGGCGTTCGTCATCCTCTACGCGCGTCCCATCGAGGAGAAGATCGCGTGA
- a CDS encoding DUF4167 domain-containing protein has translation MINNRQNGRRRGRTGGAPRPNGAGGAPDRGSRLDNRARGNASQLHEKYKTLARDAQMQGDRVMTEYYLQFADHYFRVLSETRSRFDEQQQRRERFDGQADGQGDEDDGDFAEMNGDDRFDDRPAERQQPQRGQDWSQERGGERDGNRADSREGYRDGNRSDGNRGDASRSDGNRPDGNRAEAGRGDEYRAENGRGGNRDRQERGDESREYRQPREARDGNREQRDGREQRDSREQAPREQAARDHALRDQASRDQAPREQAPREAADGREPRPPRARRGLNERRDGQQRGTEEAVEARPVAAEPTPPVIAAPAAAAPLAAADVPAELPLDTPPAAERRPRGRPRKVAAPLEPVAAEGGADERIEMDRLPPSLSAETPADGEERPRRRTRRPRGETAPVDA, from the coding sequence TTGATCAACAATCGTCAGAACGGTCGACGTCGTGGTCGGACCGGCGGGGCCCCGCGTCCGAACGGCGCGGGCGGCGCCCCCGATCGGGGCAGCCGGCTGGACAATCGGGCGCGCGGCAATGCCAGCCAGCTCCACGAGAAGTACAAGACCCTCGCCCGCGATGCCCAGATGCAGGGCGATCGCGTGATGACCGAATATTATCTTCAGTTCGCCGATCATTATTTCCGCGTGCTGAGCGAGACGCGTTCCCGCTTCGACGAGCAGCAGCAGCGCCGCGAGCGGTTCGACGGCCAGGCCGACGGGCAGGGCGACGAGGATGACGGCGACTTCGCCGAGATGAACGGCGACGACCGCTTCGACGATCGCCCGGCCGAGCGGCAGCAGCCGCAGCGCGGGCAAGACTGGAGCCAGGAGCGCGGCGGCGAGCGGGACGGCAACCGCGCCGACAGTCGCGAGGGCTATCGCGACGGCAATCGTTCCGACGGCAATCGCGGCGACGCGAGCCGCAGCGACGGCAATCGCCCGGACGGCAATCGCGCCGAGGCCGGTCGCGGTGACGAGTATCGCGCCGAGAACGGTCGCGGCGGCAATCGCGACCGGCAGGAGCGCGGCGACGAGAGCCGCGAATATCGCCAGCCGCGCGAGGCCCGCGACGGCAATCGCGAGCAGCGCGACGGCCGCGAGCAGCGTGACAGCCGCGAGCAGGCGCCCCGCGAGCAGGCCGCCCGTGACCATGCCCTTCGCGATCAGGCTTCGCGGGATCAGGCGCCGCGCGAGCAGGCCCCCCGTGAGGCAGCCGACGGCCGAGAGCCGCGCCCGCCGCGCGCCCGCCGTGGCCTGAACGAGCGGCGCGACGGCCAGCAGCGCGGCACGGAGGAAGCCGTCGAGGCTCGGCCTGTCGCCGCCGAGCCGACGCCGCCGGTGATCGCCGCGCCCGCCGCCGCCGCGCCCCTCGCCGCCGCCGACGTGCCTGCCGAACTGCCGCTCGACACGCCGCCGGCGGCCGAGCGTCGCCCGCGCGGCCGCCCGCGCAAGGTGGCCGCTCCGCTCGAGCCGGTCGCCGCGGAAGGCGGCGCCGACGAGCGGATCGAGATGGACCGGCTGCCGCCGTCCCTCTCCGCTGAAACACCGGCCGATGGCGAGGAGCGGCCCCGCCGCCGCACCCGCCGCCCGCGCGGCGAGACCGCGCCCGTCGACGCCTGA
- a CDS encoding AI-2E family transporter, whose amino-acid sequence MSTAVEPRAPEEPGPTDFSNPLTRHELRRAAVWIGLAVAVVLLWALSQPLLLIVGGLVFASMLDGGTRLLGRILPIGRGFRLAIVCLSVLAFLIWTFYFAGSQLASQAETLRAVVMSQLNRLLSWGTSMGLVPPGGVGGGGAEIAKQLMGSLGQVTAAVGTALGAVSSLAMIVVIGVFIAIEPRLYERGIAWMLPMGKRSAFYQTSARMGRTLRLLMAGRLLGMAVEGVGTGVMLAIAGVPMAALLGILTGLLAFLPNIGAIVSGVLIVLVGFSAGFDTGIWAIVIYCVVQVVDGYLIVPMVAKRSVDLAPALVLGAQILFGALFGILGLALADPMVAMIKVLLEERSDNAAEDAARS is encoded by the coding sequence ATGAGCACAGCCGTCGAGCCGAGAGCGCCCGAGGAACCGGGTCCGACGGATTTCAGCAATCCGCTGACCCGTCACGAGCTGCGCCGCGCGGCGGTGTGGATCGGCCTGGCCGTGGCGGTCGTGCTGCTGTGGGCGCTGTCGCAGCCGCTGCTGCTGATCGTCGGCGGCCTCGTGTTCGCCTCGATGCTGGATGGCGGCACCCGCCTGCTCGGCCGCATCCTGCCGATCGGCCGCGGCTTCCGCCTCGCGATCGTCTGCCTCTCGGTCCTCGCCTTCCTCATCTGGACCTTCTACTTCGCCGGCTCGCAGCTCGCCTCCCAAGCCGAGACGCTGCGGGCGGTGGTGATGAGCCAGCTCAACCGCCTGCTCAGCTGGGGGACGAGCATGGGCCTCGTGCCGCCCGGCGGCGTCGGCGGCGGCGGCGCGGAGATCGCCAAGCAGCTGATGGGATCGCTCGGCCAGGTGACGGCGGCGGTGGGCACCGCGCTCGGCGCCGTCTCCAGCCTCGCCATGATCGTCGTGATCGGCGTGTTCATCGCGATAGAGCCGCGCCTCTACGAGCGTGGCATCGCCTGGATGCTGCCGATGGGCAAGCGTTCCGCTTTCTACCAGACCTCGGCGCGGATGGGGCGCACGCTGCGGCTGCTGATGGCCGGCCGCCTACTCGGCATGGCGGTGGAGGGTGTCGGCACCGGCGTGATGCTGGCGATCGCCGGCGTGCCGATGGCGGCGCTGCTCGGCATCCTCACCGGCCTGCTCGCCTTCCTGCCGAACATCGGCGCGATCGTCTCCGGCGTGCTGATCGTGCTGGTCGGCTTCTCGGCCGGCTTCGATACGGGCATCTGGGCGATCGTCATCTACTGCGTCGTGCAGGTGGTGGACGGCTATCTGATCGTGCCGATGGTGGCCAAGCGCTCGGTCGATCTCGCGCCGGCGCTGGTGCTAGGCGCGCAGATCCTGTTCGGCGCGCTGTTCGGCATCCTGGGCCTGGCGCTCGCCGATCCGATGGTGGCGATGATCAAGGTGCTGCTGGAAGAACGATCGGACAATGCGGCGGAGGATGCCGCCAGGTCCTGA
- the lepB gene encoding signal peptidase I: MSTEPPAPPPAPADAPAGTPPAEKKGTDWWGEIKGVFWLVLAVLAFHSFVAKPFYIPSESMMPTLIKGDRLVVTKFPYGWSYVSPSITRIPGPIGLELGRIFGQPDYLSIPFIPGRLLGHTPQRGDIVIVKPRDQYTDYIKRVIGLPGDTISLKDGTVSINGVPVKRQFLAPAMIPVDANVPCDTDMVAPLRVTGPDGKLYCQMPLVRETLPNGVSYNTIDLGDIPPVDDMAPVKVPAGHLFLMGDNRDQSADSRVSMENHGLGGPMPIENIGGRAEFITFSLDGTSSLFNPLSWFTAMRGSRAGTSLRPEHVK, translated from the coding sequence ATGAGCACCGAACCCCCGGCCCCGCCGCCCGCCCCCGCAGATGCCCCGGCCGGCACCCCGCCCGCCGAGAAGAAGGGCACGGACTGGTGGGGCGAGATCAAGGGCGTGTTCTGGCTGGTGCTGGCGGTGCTCGCCTTCCACAGCTTCGTCGCCAAGCCCTTCTACATCCCGTCCGAATCGATGATGCCCACGCTCATCAAGGGCGATCGACTGGTCGTCACCAAATTCCCCTACGGCTGGTCCTACGTCTCGCCCAGCATCACCCGCATCCCCGGCCCGATCGGGCTGGAGCTGGGTCGCATCTTCGGCCAGCCCGATTATCTGTCGATCCCGTTCATCCCCGGCCGCCTGCTGGGCCATACGCCGCAGCGCGGCGACATCGTGATCGTCAAGCCGCGCGACCAATATACCGACTATATCAAGCGCGTGATCGGCCTGCCGGGCGACACGATCTCGCTGAAGGACGGCACCGTCTCGATCAACGGCGTGCCGGTGAAGCGACAGTTCCTCGCCCCCGCGATGATCCCGGTGGACGCCAACGTGCCGTGCGATACCGACATGGTCGCGCCGCTGCGCGTCACCGGGCCGGACGGCAAGCTCTACTGCCAGATGCCGCTGGTGCGGGAGACGCTGCCGAACGGCGTCAGCTACAACACCATCGATCTCGGCGACATTCCGCCGGTGGACGACATGGCGCCGGTGAAGGTGCCGGCCGGCCACCTGTTCCTGATGGGCGACAATCGCGACCAGTCCGCCGACAGCCGCGTGTCGATGGAGAATCACGGGCTCGGCGGCCCGATGCCGATCGAGAATATCGGCGGGCGGGCCGAATTCATCACCTTCTCGCTCGATGGCACTTCCAGCCTGTTCAATCCGTTGAGCTGGTTCACCGCCATGCGCGGCAGCCGCGCCGGCACCAGCCTGCGGCCCGAGCATGTGAAGTAA
- the prmC gene encoding peptide chain release factor N(5)-glutamine methyltransferase: MNAIALALRDAAAALSPVTQTPRLDAELLMAHALGIPREALLLGRHDGAVPPGFATLLARRLRHEPIAYITGTRAFWTIDLAVGPGVLVPRADSETLIEAAVEHFAGTSGPRTILDLGTGSGALLLAALDQWPEATGIGIDASDTAIKVARGNVRRLGMTGRARILSGGWTGTGGAHDLILCNPPYVATGDTLPPEVRDFEPASALFAGADGLDDYRRIAPLIGGQIAPGGIAAIEIGHAQAVAVTALLRAEGLPARVRRDLAGHDRCIIVYPVRL; encoded by the coding sequence ATGAACGCGATCGCGCTCGCGCTGCGCGATGCCGCCGCGGCACTCTCGCCCGTCACGCAGACGCCGCGCCTGGATGCCGAACTGCTGATGGCGCACGCGCTTGGCATCCCGCGCGAGGCGCTGCTGCTCGGGCGGCACGACGGGGCGGTTCCGCCGGGGTTCGCCACCCTGCTGGCCCGCCGGCTGCGGCACGAGCCGATCGCCTACATCACCGGCACGCGCGCCTTCTGGACGATCGACCTGGCCGTCGGCCCCGGCGTGCTGGTGCCGCGCGCGGACAGCGAGACCCTGATCGAGGCGGCGGTGGAGCATTTCGCCGGCACGTCCGGCCCGCGCACCATCCTGGATCTCGGCACCGGATCGGGCGCACTGCTGCTGGCCGCGCTCGATCAGTGGCCGGAGGCGACCGGCATCGGCATCGATGCCTCCGATACCGCGATCAAGGTGGCGCGCGGCAATGTGCGACGCCTCGGCATGACGGGGCGGGCGCGGATCCTGTCCGGCGGATGGACCGGGACGGGCGGGGCGCACGATCTCATCCTCTGCAACCCGCCCTACGTCGCCACCGGAGACACGCTGCCGCCCGAGGTGCGCGACTTCGAGCCGGCTTCCGCACTGTTCGCCGGCGCCGACGGCCTCGACGATTATCGCCGGATCGCGCCGCTGATCGGCGGCCAGATCGCGCCCGGCGGCATCGCCGCGATCGAGATCGGTCATGCGCAGGCCGTCGCGGTAACGGCGTTGCTGCGGGCGGAGGGATTGCCCGCGCGGGTGCGCCGCGATCTGGCCGGGCACGATCGCTGTATTATTGTGTATCCGGTACGGCTTTAG
- the prfA gene encoding peptide chain release factor 1, with protein sequence MASIPLARIRQIEARRDELQSEMARGDLAAERFVALSKEYAELEPVAQAAGEVRRLRQEADSLRHMTEDGDEELRQMASEELHENGAALAVAERGLALALLPRDAADAKPAMLEIRAGTGGDEAALFAGDLFRMYQRYAEDRGWKVEPISASAADLGGYKEVIASVTGTGVFARLKFESGVHRVQRVPATESGGRIHTSAATVAVLPEAEDVDIQIDDKDLRIDVYRSSGPGGQSVNTTDSAVRITHLPSGLVVIQQDEKSQHKNKAKALKVLRTRLYEQERERLDSARAGARRSMVGSGDRSERIRTYNFPQGRVTDHRINLTLHRLPEILEGPGLDEVVTALIAEDEAARLANLDG encoded by the coding sequence ATGGCGAGCATCCCGCTGGCGCGCATCCGCCAGATCGAGGCGCGGCGCGACGAACTGCAGAGCGAGATGGCGCGCGGCGACCTGGCGGCCGAACGCTTCGTCGCGCTGTCGAAGGAATATGCCGAGCTGGAGCCGGTGGCCCAGGCGGCGGGCGAGGTGCGGCGGCTGCGGCAGGAGGCCGATTCGCTGCGCCACATGACGGAGGATGGCGACGAGGAGCTGCGCCAGATGGCCTCCGAGGAGCTGCACGAGAACGGCGCCGCGCTGGCGGTGGCCGAGCGCGGCCTTGCCCTGGCGCTGCTGCCGCGCGATGCGGCGGATGCGAAGCCGGCCATGCTGGAGATCCGCGCCGGCACCGGCGGCGACGAGGCCGCCCTGTTCGCCGGCGACCTGTTCCGCATGTACCAGCGCTACGCCGAGGATCGCGGCTGGAAGGTGGAGCCGATCTCCGCCAGCGCCGCCGATCTGGGCGGCTACAAGGAGGTCATCGCCTCGGTGACGGGCACGGGCGTGTTCGCCCGGCTGAAGTTCGAGAGCGGCGTCCATCGCGTGCAGCGCGTGCCGGCCACCGAGAGCGGCGGGCGCATCCACACCTCCGCCGCCACCGTGGCGGTGCTGCCGGAGGCCGAGGACGTGGACATCCAGATCGACGACAAGGATCTGCGGATCGACGTCTACCGCTCGTCCGGCCCCGGCGGCCAGTCCGTCAACACCACCGACAGCGCGGTGCGCATCACCCATCTGCCGAGCGGCCTGGTGGTGATCCAGCAGGACGAGAAATCGCAGCACAAGAACAAGGCGAAGGCGCTGAAGGTGCTGCGCACCCGGCTGTACGAGCAGGAGCGGGAGCGGCTGGACAGCGCCCGCGCCGGCGCCCGCCGGTCGATGGTCGGCTCGGGCGATCGGTCGGAACGGATCCGCACCTACAATTTCCCGCAGGGGCGCGTCACCGATCACCGCATCAACCTGACACTGCACCGCCTGCCCGAGATACTGGAGGGGCCGGGCCTGGACGAGGTCGTCACCGCGCTGATCGCCGAGGACGAGGCGGCACGGCTGGCCAATCTCGACGGGTGA
- a CDS encoding DUF2339 domain-containing protein, producing the protein MPGLMLALLIALAVAGLIAHRRQARRIDALAAEVRSLRAIMAATSPPATQVAAERVLPPAPIAEPAHHVPPVTAPVPEMAEPAAPRRQAAPPRPPREPLAARLAGVGFEQIVGGRLPIWVGGAALAIAGFYLVALAIDAGLLAPPVRVGLALLFGVGLIAASEGAGRWRIVAEDERVAQALAGAGIASLYAAAYLGSAIYGLIGAVPAFVLTVLVTAAALVLALRRGPPTAIMGLIGGFAAPLLATGGDAVVPLLAYLGLLSAGLFALAIRRNWMWLAVATSGGSFLWLLALIADGASLAAGLFVLAFAAASALALPASATAASPARAALLRGAPVALGLVELAGLIPASGFGIEGWGLYLALSAGAIVLAWRDARLTGLVAGALGLSLAALASATGAGGPQHAIPGAIGIALLFGGAGHALGRRAGDGWGWAAIGGVALLAPFALMRLDRGALLADGGWGLLALLLALAPLHLAWRSRGAGRAVAPFDRTLQIATATASLLAAAATADLLPETIVPLALAAIALALAEAGRRTGDGGLAVQSAMAAGVAWLAMAALAPGTIAALARSLGGAHVLLPDLPAPGVAVRVLLLPASVLAAAAWRCGGERARRAIATAAATGAIAGLYVLAKRPLAIGSEAAFVARGFLERAILTQALLAAGAVVAARSAVVGRGLVLLGLARILWFDLLLLNPAFVAQSVGAWPIANLLALHFGLAVAWLALAWRREEGAARNGMLAALVAVALGGALLLVRQLFHGDVPAYGAVSRAEFYGYSVAALAVALALLGWGARGGDRTMRIAGLGLLTLVSLKVFLVDAAALQGILRALSFLGLGLALIGIGWAYGRFLGRANPAPPPFSG; encoded by the coding sequence ATGCCCGGGCTGATGCTGGCGCTGCTGATCGCGCTGGCGGTGGCCGGCTTGATCGCGCACCGGCGGCAGGCGCGGCGAATAGACGCGCTGGCGGCGGAGGTGCGATCGCTGCGGGCGATCATGGCGGCGACGTCGCCGCCCGCGACACAGGTGGCGGCGGAGCGCGTCCTGCCGCCTGCGCCCATCGCCGAGCCGGCGCATCACGTGCCGCCCGTCACCGCGCCCGTGCCGGAGATGGCGGAGCCCGCGGCGCCGCGCAGGCAGGCCGCTCCGCCGCGGCCGCCGCGCGAGCCGCTGGCCGCGCGCCTCGCCGGCGTCGGGTTCGAGCAGATCGTCGGCGGGCGCCTGCCGATCTGGGTGGGTGGTGCTGCGCTGGCGATCGCCGGCTTCTATCTGGTGGCGCTGGCGATCGATGCCGGGCTGCTGGCGCCGCCGGTGCGCGTGGGGCTGGCGCTGCTGTTCGGCGTGGGCCTGATCGCCGCGTCGGAGGGCGCCGGCCGCTGGCGCATCGTGGCGGAGGACGAGCGGGTGGCGCAGGCGCTGGCCGGTGCCGGCATCGCCAGCCTCTACGCCGCCGCCTATCTGGGCAGCGCGATATACGGCCTGATCGGCGCGGTGCCCGCCTTCGTGCTGACGGTGCTGGTGACGGCGGCGGCGCTGGTGCTGGCGCTGCGGCGCGGGCCGCCGACCGCGATCATGGGCCTGATCGGCGGTTTCGCCGCGCCGCTGCTGGCGACGGGCGGCGATGCGGTGGTGCCGCTGCTCGCCTATCTCGGCCTGCTTTCCGCCGGGCTGTTCGCGCTGGCGATCCGCCGCAACTGGATGTGGCTGGCGGTGGCGACCTCGGGCGGCAGCTTCCTGTGGCTGCTGGCGCTGATCGCGGACGGCGCCAGCCTTGCCGCCGGGCTGTTCGTCCTCGCCTTCGCCGCCGCCTCGGCGCTCGCGCTGCCGGCATCGGCCACGGCGGCGTCGCCGGCGCGGGCGGCGCTGCTGCGCGGGGCGCCGGTGGCGCTGGGCCTCGTCGAGCTGGCCGGGCTGATCCCCGCGTCGGGCTTCGGCATCGAGGGGTGGGGCCTCTACCTCGCGCTCTCGGCCGGGGCGATCGTGCTGGCGTGGCGCGATGCGCGGCTCACCGGGCTGGTGGCGGGGGCGCTGGGCCTGTCGCTAGCGGCGCTGGCCTCGGCGACGGGGGCCGGCGGGCCGCAGCACGCGATACCGGGCGCGATCGGCATCGCGCTGCTGTTCGGCGGCGCCGGCCACGCGCTAGGCCGGCGGGCAGGCGACGGCTGGGGCTGGGCGGCGATCGGCGGCGTGGCGCTGCTGGCGCCGTTCGCGCTGATGCGGCTGGATCGCGGCGCCCTGCTGGCGGACGGCGGCTGGGGCCTGCTGGCGCTGCTGCTGGCGCTGGCGCCGCTGCATCTCGCCTGGCGATCGCGCGGGGCGGGGCGGGCCGTGGCGCCGTTCGATCGCACGCTGCAGATCGCCACCGCGACGGCATCGCTGCTGGCGGCCGCCGCCACCGCCGATCTCCTGCCCGAAACGATCGTGCCGCTGGCGCTGGCGGCGATTGCGCTGGCGCTGGCGGAGGCGGGCCGGCGCACCGGCGACGGCGGGCTGGCGGTGCAGTCCGCGATGGCGGCCGGCGTCGCGTGGCTGGCGATGGCCGCGCTGGCGCCGGGCACGATCGCGGCGCTGGCGCGATCGCTGGGCGGGGCGCACGTGCTGCTGCCCGATCTGCCCGCGCCGGGGGTGGCGGTGCGCGTGCTGCTGCTGCCCGCCAGCGTGCTGGCCGCGGCGGCGTGGCGCTGTGGCGGCGAGCGGGCGCGGCGGGCGATCGCGACCGCCGCCGCTACGGGCGCGATCGCCGGCCTCTACGTGCTGGCCAAGCGGCCGCTGGCGATCGGCAGCGAGGCGGCGTTCGTCGCCCGCGGCTTCCTGGAGCGGGCGATCCTCACCCAGGCGCTGCTGGCGGCGGGCGCGGTCGTGGCGGCGCGATCGGCCGTCGTCGGGCGCGGGCTTGTCCTGCTCGGCCTGGCGCGGATCCTGTGGTTCGATCTGCTGCTGCTGAACCCGGCGTTCGTCGCCCAGTCCGTCGGCGCGTGGCCGATCGCCAACCTGCTGGCGCTGCACTTCGGCCTGGCCGTGGCGTGGCTGGCGCTGGCTTGGCGGCGCGAGGAGGGAGCGGCGCGCAACGGCATGCTCGCGGCGCTGGTGGCGGTGGCGCTCGGCGGGGCGCTGCTGCTGGTGCGGCAGCTGTTCCACGGCGACGTGCCGGCCTACGGCGCCGTCTCCCGCGCGGAGTTCTACGGCTATTCGGTGGCGGCGCTGGCGGTGGCGCTGGCCCTGCTGGGCTGGGGCGCGCGGGGCGGCGACCGGACGATGCGGATCGCCGGCCTCGGCCTGCTCACTCTGGTGTCGCTGAAGGTGTTCCTCGTCGATGCGGCCGCGCTGCAGGGCATATTGCGCGCGCTCTCCTTCCTGGGCCTGGGCTTGGCGCTGATCGGCATCGGCTGGGCCTATGGCCGCTTCCTGGGCCGCGCCAACCCGGCGCCGCCGCCCTTTTCCGGTTGA